ATCTGCCGCCGTCCAGTTACCCGGCCCTTCGAGGCTGAGGTGAAGGTGTCCTTCCTGAGCTTCTTCGCTTTTAAAGCGAACCTCTTTCAAGTTAAGGATCACGTCCGAGACGTCTTCGGTGACGCCCGGAATCGTGGAGAACTCATGCTGGACCCCATCGATTTTAATAGCGGTGATGGCGAGGCCGCGGAGGGACGACAGCAGCACCCGGCGAAGGGCGTTGCCGATTGTCACGCCAAAACCGCGTTCGAGCGGTTCGACGATAAAACGCCCCGAGGTGTCCGAGGCTTCGTCAACCTGGACGCCTTCCGGCATCTGAATCCCGTAGTTATTCATACGCTCGGTTCGGTAGAGATTTTCAACAAACGCGTGGAAAGCAGTCGTTCGGTCACGTTATTTCGTGCCGCACGCTTCCCGTATAAGCAGGTGGCCGCGAAGCCGGTCGAGGTCGACTTGCGTGGACACCACGCCGCTGCAACTGCAGTGGTCGTCGTGTCGGCACGCAGAGTCGCCGTCGGGCCGATTACTTCGAGTAGAGCTCGACAATCAGCTGCTCATTTATGTTTTCTGGAATGTCTTGCCGGTCCGGGTAGTCCAGAAATTTACCCTTCATCGCGTCCCGGTCGAAGTCGAGCCAGGAGAAGTTCCGGCGCTGACGCTGAACATTGTCCTTGACAACCTCGAGGTTGCGGCTCTTAGGACGAACCGACACGACGTCGTTCGGGCGAAGTGCGTACGACGGGACATTCACAATCCGGTCGTTCACCATAATGTGGCGGTGCGACACGAACTGGCGAGCCTGTCGGCGCGTGCGCCCAATTCCGAGACGGAAGACCGTGTTGTCGAGACGCGACTCCAGAAGAAGCAGCAGGTTCTCACCGGTCACCCCTTCCTGGCGCGATGCCTTATCGAAGAGGTTCTTAAACTGCTTCTCGAGCAGACCGTATGTGTATTTTGCTTTCTGCTTCTCTTTGAGCTGAACCGCGTATTCGCTCTCGCGACGGCGACGGCGACGGCCGTGCTGTCCCGGGGGGTACGGCTTCCGCTCCAGCGCTTTCGACGGGCCGAAGATCGGCTCCTTGAAGCGACGTGCGATTTTTTGCTTGGGGCCTCGGTAACGAGCCATGTGTGAGGGAGACGAGTTTCGTATTTCGA
This DNA window, taken from Longibacter salinarum, encodes the following:
- the rpsD gene encoding 30S ribosomal protein S4, producing MARYRGPKQKIARRFKEPIFGPSKALERKPYPPGQHGRRRRRRESEYAVQLKEKQKAKYTYGLLEKQFKNLFDKASRQEGVTGENLLLLLESRLDNTVFRLGIGRTRRQARQFVSHRHIMVNDRIVNVPSYALRPNDVVSVRPKSRNLEVVKDNVQRQRRNFSWLDFDRDAMKGKFLDYPDRQDIPENINEQLIVELYSK